The proteins below are encoded in one region of Limnohabitans sp. 63ED37-2:
- a CDS encoding NAD-dependent epimerase/dehydratase family protein — MTAYEQLRHQLPKAPKTWLVTGVAGFIGSNLLETLLKLDQRVVGLDNFATGHQRNLDEVQSLVTPAQWANFDFIQGDIRKLADCQRAMKYRHCEERSDAAIQSPIPVNYVLHQAALGSVPRSLADPIATNATNITGFLNMLVAARDAKVQSFTYAASSSTYGDHPALPKVEENIGNPLSPYAVTKYVNELYADVFARSYGFETIGLRYFNVFGPRQDPNGAYAAVIPKWTDALIKGETIYINGDGETSRDFCFVANAVQANLLAATAASRVIASEARQSSAPAPSPLNQVYNVAVGDRTTLNQLFGLLRDNLQTVVPSEKRQSISASRPIYRDFRAGDVRHSQADIGKAQRLLGYAPTISIGKGIGEAMPWYWMQKTIP, encoded by the coding sequence ATGACCGCCTACGAACAATTGCGCCATCAACTGCCAAAAGCACCCAAGACTTGGCTGGTGACGGGTGTGGCCGGCTTCATCGGCAGTAACCTGCTGGAAACCTTGCTCAAGCTGGACCAACGCGTGGTGGGCCTCGACAACTTCGCCACCGGCCACCAGCGCAACCTGGACGAAGTGCAAAGCCTGGTCACCCCCGCCCAATGGGCCAACTTCGACTTCATCCAAGGCGACATCCGCAAACTGGCCGACTGTCAGCGTGCCATGAAATACCGTCATTGCGAGGAGCGAAGCGACGCGGCAATCCAGTCCCCCATCCCCGTCAACTACGTCCTCCACCAAGCCGCCCTAGGCAGCGTACCCCGTAGCCTGGCCGACCCCATCGCCACCAACGCAACCAACATCACCGGCTTCCTCAACATGCTGGTCGCTGCACGTGACGCCAAAGTGCAAAGCTTCACCTACGCCGCCAGCAGCAGCACCTATGGTGACCACCCTGCGCTGCCCAAGGTGGAAGAAAACATCGGCAACCCGCTCAGCCCTTACGCCGTGACCAAATACGTCAACGAGCTGTATGCCGATGTGTTTGCACGCAGTTATGGCTTTGAGACCATTGGGCTGCGGTACTTCAATGTGTTTGGGCCACGCCAAGACCCTAACGGCGCCTATGCCGCCGTCATCCCCAAATGGACCGATGCGCTGATCAAAGGCGAGACCATCTACATCAATGGCGATGGCGAAACCAGCCGCGACTTTTGCTTTGTGGCCAACGCCGTGCAAGCCAACTTGTTGGCCGCAACGGCTGCAAGTCGCGTCATAGCGAGCGAAGCCAGGCAATCGAGTGCACCCGCCCCATCTCCTCTCAACCAGGTCTACAACGTAGCCGTGGGCGACCGAACCACCCTGAATCAACTCTTTGGCCTGCTGCGCGACAACCTTCAAACCGTCGTACCGAGCGAAAAGCGGCAATCCATTTCAGCAAGCCGACCCATTTACCGAGATTTTCGTGCCGGAGATGTGCGCCACAGCCAAGCAGATATCGGCAAAGCCCAGCGCCTATTGGGTTATGCACCAACAATCAGCATTGGCAAAGGCATTGGTGAAGCGATGCCCTGGTATTGGATGCAAAAAACTATACCCTAG
- a CDS encoding methyltransferase domain-containing protein, whose product MKTNWVNLILMLDVPEHLVDPWNVLRRIQNIHLKPGGKMIISLLNARHFTYVMPLMLYGEFSYQERGILDKTHLRFFKRKSGTKMLRDAGLSIEKVKCTSLDKSLNSGKLNALTLGIFSEFLTSQFIYLASPDQAQGKNR is encoded by the coding sequence ATGAAGACGAATTGGGTCAATTTGATTCTTATGCTAGATGTGCCAGAGCACCTGGTTGATCCTTGGAATGTGCTGCGTCGTATACAAAATATTCATTTAAAACCAGGTGGCAAAATGATTATTTCGTTGCTTAACGCCCGACATTTCACCTATGTGATGCCATTGATGCTGTACGGTGAATTTAGTTATCAAGAACGCGGCATTCTTGATAAAACACATCTTCGATTCTTTAAGCGGAAATCAGGCACAAAAATGCTTCGTGATGCTGGCCTTTCAATTGAAAAGGTCAAATGTACAAGTCTTGATAAATCGTTGAATAGTGGCAAGTTGAATGCATTAACTCTAGGAATTTTCTCAGAGTTCCTGACAAGTCAATTCATTTATCTGGCCAGTCCAGACCAAGCGCAAGGCAAAAACAGGTGA